TTATTTTGCTTTACATAGTATTTTCTCTTGCCTTATATATTATTTCCCTTTTCCTAAAGTGCACCCCTTTTGGGTTAACTTCAAATTCTCAAtttccattattatattttatcatTATTTTAAATGCACATATAATTAAAACTCCATCATGAGTGCCAAATATGGTTCTATTTATTATGTATTCATTTAAGCAAATGCTTTTAAATAGGGAGATGAGTCTTCAAATGTTATGAGAGTtctaaagagagagaaaaagaaattttCTAATGCAAGATCTTTGAAAATTTTTACTAttttctcaaaatgagatttaaGGTGTTACAAGGGTTGGACTTGGTTCCACATAAACCTTGGAATAAAATGCTCCCAAACTTGCCCTGTCAGATTAGGTGTATGGTGTCTGTTTCAAAAACTGCCCCTAGATTCAGTGTTTTATGAGCAGTTTTGGAGTACCATAACATTGAACTCATGCACTTTTGGCCTTGGAATACTATAGCAACCTTGGAGATCTATATTTGGAGAACATTTTCTCTTGAGAAGGTGGGGTTTGGTAGTGTACAAAAATAGGAATAAATCTGCCCTAAATGCTCTCTGTCAAGTTAGTTTGGTGCTGAACCATGTTCAGTTTATTGAGGCAGTGAATTTGGGTTAACCTTGGAGTAGGGTAACTCTTGATCAGCCTCGACttgagcagtagcagtagcatttGTTGGATTAGTAGGACTTTCAGTTTCAGCATGGACATCAACAGCTACCAAAGTGCTAGAATCAACTGGCTTAAAGAAACGATGAAGTGTTGTTCTTGGTCTCTTTTGACTCTTCATATCTTTATTGAACTGAAATTGAAAGCTAAAATAAGATGAGGAGCAAGATTATCAGATTTGAGATTTTGGGTAGAAATAGCAATACTGACCTACCAAAACCGAAGTGCCGAGCAGACTGCACTACTGCAGACCAGCAGACAACAATCAGCCGTCAGCCCGTCACCAGCCGAGGTGCCGAGCAGCCCGAGCTGAAGGCTGAAGCAGTGAGCTGAAGGCTAAAGCAGTGAGAAATAGCATGCTGTTTTATTCAGTTGTTGTGGCACATTTTGAGCTGAGCTCAGGCTTATGTTTCTTCTTTTAAAAGCTTTAGTTTGAATGCTCATAGGTTGCTCTAGACTACATTGGAAAACATGGCGCAACAGTTGGTGTCACTCGAGAAAAGAGAATTAAGTATGTCAAGCAAAGAGTTGACATAACATCACTATGTTTGTGTTGTTTCACTCATGCTTACATTTTTTCTATTTCAGATATGCAAAAGAAATACTTCAAAAGGAAATGTTACGTGTTGGGGAATTATGTGAAACTAAAAAGGCATACTATTTTGGGTATGTGCTCCTTGTCAAGCCTCGTGGACTTGTGGCTGGCATCTTCAAATATTAAGTTTCTGTTGAAAGTAGTGAGGTTCATTTGTTTTGCAGGTATATTATTCACCGCCTACTGATGTGTGCTCTTAGTCGAAGAGCTGAGGATGACCGAGATCATTATGGAAACAAAAGACTAGATCTTGCTGGTCCACTGCTTGCAGGGCTGTTTAGAATGGTTTGCCTAAATATACCAGAATATTAAATGCTCTTAATTCTTTTTTTCTGGATTAATAGCCTGATTTTGTTTTCTTCTGCAACTATAGCTTTTCAGGAAGTTAACAAGGGATGTGAGATCTTACATGCAAAAGGTTTTTTTCTGTCTAAACTGTTAAGTTCTAATTTTCTGGCCCATTTGATCGTTCTGGTTATTAACTCTTCCCTTTCCTGTTACCAGCCACTCGTTCCTGTTACTGGTCCAGTTATTTTTTTAGCTTTGTGCACTTACATTTCATCtgttattatttatatttttagttTGGATAATTGCATTCAGGCATCCACAATATATGTTATAATTCAGCACTATAGGATAATATACCCAATAAAGCTAGCACAATAATGTATGTTCAACTTGTTCTTTTGCAACTGATCTCTTTCCAGCATGTCCAGGCCTTAATTATCTGAAATATGTTCCTTTTTTCGTCAAACCAATGTAGCTTGTTTCATGGGAAGAAGGTGGTTACAAGATTTCTGATTATCCGATGCCGAGAGGAGAGGTAGTGGTTGGCGGACACAGTACAACAAAAGGCTATAGGACTAAGTACAACAAAAGGCTATAGGACTaactgtattgtatgtgatattctgtgtggcatgtgatattatgtgtgtctaatttttcatttctgtattttttatttttttgtacTATGTGAATttcatgctttcctatatctttgtgtgcatgtgatttaatgccagttgtgtatttatgagaattttggtttattttgtaggattccggctcCCATCAAGTGACTCCTTCCCCTCACGTtgactttgcggacagatgtctcaattctagtggtggagctacgaacaacaatctgatgtcctgatcgagagcgacGGAGCTAATGTTTTGAAAACCCTAACCGCCCCTACTTATATTGGGCTTCTGGCTCTctattgggccgcctgggctggccAGCCAGGCTAGGCCAGCGTGCTGGCCACCAGGCCGCCTGGGCCGCCCAAAGAGACCAGATTGACCTATTTGGCCTATTTTATCATTTTAATTCTGGAATTTAAGTATAAAATTGTTTTATATGTACATTCAGTTCTAACTTGAGTTAGTGTGTCTAAATTTGCATATTTAGACTGATGATGATATATGTAATTGTACATACTTGTCTGTTTTTATTATGAAAAATACAGACTTGATAgtgaattatattttatttacatttataattcacataTTTTCGACTTGCTTTTGTTTTTGCATTCTTTTATGTTTGCATGGAAAACATAGCACATTAATAAGTCGAAACTAAATGGTCCACATGCAAAGTAAAATTACATTGTTTTGGATTAAGAGCATAGGGAGAtagagtcctaagcattggctgcgctaaattcttctatagagtttagtagcccagagaccgtgcttgaggcagcatttgaaatgcctatctctatgaggtctacatctctcgggatgattacctatacgtgctaTCCAAAATAACAGGATATGGAGTTCTTGAATTTTACTTTGATAGTTAGTCGAGTATGGgtagtggagacctaagcattgactgcggtttgttcatccatgaacttatcagcccagagaccgtgcttttaggcagcaagtttcttgcccactactagGAGATCTACCTCATTAGTTTGAGGATTATCTATACAATGCTCACTAATATTCAAAGTATTTATTCGATTAGAAGGTTTGGAACCTTCAGGCAACTCATATCACATGTAAAAGTTCTTGAATTTTACTTTGATAGTTAGTCTAGTATGGgtagtggagacctaagcattggCTACGGTTTGTTCATCAATGAACTtatcagcccagagaccgtgcttctAGGCAACAAgtttcttgcccactactaggagatctacctcattaatttgaggattatctaTACAATGCTCACTAATATTCAAAGTATTTATTCGATTGGAAGGTTTGGAACCTTCAGACAAGCCAGGCTGGACGTTGCGATCATGCTAACAACTCAaagaattcttttaattaagtttgacttaattaaatgatgaattcttgcaaaATATGAGGCATATATAGTTTGACTTGGGATTATTCAACACATGATGGAGATCTAGGCTTTGGCTGCAATAAGTTCTTGGAATTTATTTGCCCTGAGACCAAGCTTTTAGACAGCAAAAAGTTATTTGCCCATCAATAAGAGGTCTACATCATAAGATGATGATGATTACCTATATGTGTTTTTCCCAAGTAGATATGTTGGAGATGTGATGTTGGTTATTCACCTTTATGgtgatttccattttatttttgaaattttggtcaagcacatggtagtggagtcctaagcattggctgcggtatgttccttgaatatatcagcccagagaccatgctttTAGGCAGCAAAAGTTTTGCCCGCTACTGAGAGATCTACTCCATTGTTTCATGACATGGAGATTATCTACGTTGTGTCCACCAATttttcaaaaatctgttggtacaCTTTATGTGATACCAGAATTTCTCCAACATATGAATATATGATATATTTTGCGGCAAGATAAAATGGTTAAGCCATTTGAAGGATAATAATTTAATAGAGTTTGATGAACTCGCCTAATGGGCTTAATTATCCTTAATGTTCATTGGATATGTTCATTTCATTTTTGCATGATATGGGAATTCACCTCTTCATTTTGGAGGAAATGAGATGCTCTTTTTCTCTTACggttcttatgaaaagaacttatgtgcttttgcggcttgatgtgcaagcgcaaaatgaatagcaaagaaaatcataagaCTTGTGGACTTATGAGTATCCGTCTACATTAAGTTGTAGACTAACactttgtattcatatattttgcttgaaagcaaatatataagcacattaaaaagggaagggcaatgagtatgacaatctcttttgtcattacactatatgtgatatagtgttgtatgcccaggcatctaatcttgtatatgaaatccgaatagatgcatactactcatgaaagctaagatatgaagtgtacttcaatcttccATGTGACATGATAACAGCGGTTAGTTGTGTAAATCGTGATTTGGAAtaatcatgtaacaacacttctcttcctaagagaagaccactttgttaaatgatttgcttttgagtgctatttaaatgatgcatgagatttggtataatctcataattgatgttgtgataggttcaactcatgcgatgtgagttgaacacactcatgtgatttgagtgtaaaagctcatatgaatttgagttaaacaaactcatcgattggagttgatcactcattgatttgagttgtgcaaacttgtacggggattcttccaattgaggaagaaacatgcaatgtggagaattgaaccacaaactctatatgtggggaaacaaaatattctcatattCCTATGGAAAGAGGAAAGCATATTTTAACAATCGCTTCGCgcgatatcatgatatgttaATATCTAGTCCCCTTTTGGTAATGGAAGTATCAAGGATGTGTTGATATATCCTAATTTTATCTTACCAAATTATAGAGATATCCATATGATTTCTATCATGTGGAAACACAAGgtgatagtgatggatattgcatgtGTTTCTCGGAAACATTTCTTATGGATTGTATTCTACATACATCCTCTCGTACAATGTGTTGCATTTGTTAAACTTTTCATGTGATGTTACTTACCATGAGGGTAAGATTGAATTGGTCATCCCATTGttgggatgaaatgaaaagttatgaacagttctattggtcatgtttttcccataagatggatacttgatgagtatcatCGGAAATGAGATTTTAAGttcctcttatcttaaaatctgatctgatttggttaagttctttgaattgtttcaaagGAACGAGTGTGGTTCATTACAGAGATTGTATGGACATTGAATACTTTATATGGTTCTTTGAtgcatctatatgatgacctcaagtgtgtccttcggacaacacatgaccattaagtaataatgtctcaagcttgagcacattagcctccacactactgaatttaccaaatgtgcttacaatgatgattgtttgtcttggtattcaGAATGATATCCATAAAGGATATGATGAATCTGTGATAGATTCGAAAATTTCAGATCATTAATGACCATCAGTAATGAATTGTCATTTCCAACTGGTTATGGTTGGAGTCAGGAAGTTTTGCACGCTCCTGACTTGTGATTAACTGCATGTACAAGTTCCCCTATGGTTTTTAGTACATGGGAATCCGTGAAAGATTTCCCATGCTTACATTGGGTATGTTttcccaatctcaccaccgcagcgtacatgtatgggcacacagaaagctggggatctatgtgagaattccttctccatcgatcattaagttttagaatctcttcatgagaatctatttacggctcgtacgcttgcttgaatcatgagcttttccaggcattagggggagatttcGAATACCAAAATGAATGCCAGGAAATTGTAATGAATGCAGTAAGCATTCAGGCTcaggatcacgtactaaaactgaacctttgggtttgaatgatttgcaagaagttgcaaattgactgccatgtgcatttactatgaggtgtcactcaaattaatcctatgaggaagtgccagaaagagtggttaCATGGAAAACCACTTAACTCCCTATTGCAACGTtgttgtaaataagagggggagaagtatggtcacaaattgggattaagatgcttgcaagaagctgaaggctagaccttctgagatagtaaatgcagaccatctattcgttggtaaccaacctagtgttggtggacacctaaaggatatggattatcctgtgaatggaagacattcacaacctagctcagtgtgcactgatgaggctaggttatcggaagcccttgattctcgttttgggatttcacgaCGAATCATAAGGGTGCATAAGAAAATGACTTCATGTCAACTGGAGAATTGTGTTATTTGaaagctacaagtgtcgacacatacatctcagcaattgtatatgcgctccaagtgatccaaaagactatggccatagcagagcacgagtatgctcaaactggatcttgttgagtgatacaatgttgcagagatagccttgctcatcggaaagaagtgttaacttattttcacttcaaggtatcttactatggatacaagtttgttttcatggacttggaaacaatgaggtggtgagaaagcatggctagtagcaactgggtttatacgcaaacccaagcattattttaatgctataaattctcCTCTATTGTGAATAgtaaaattctgatacaataatatgggcagtaaatcatctatctgtgcagttggtagatgtagtgacaacatatGCTTATGTGGTCACTGGATTATGGTATTTGTGGAGTCTTGAAGGATTCCAAATACATAATCACCAATCACAAATTTGCGATGCTTGGAAAGTCTTTGTAACTTAGAGCATCCAGGTCAAATATGGTACATTTGACCTAGTGAATCCTTCCTTCTAAAGGGATACACGAAGAATGATATGTTTAGTGTAAATATGTGCAGCATATTTCTAAGCATACATTACTTATCGATGGAGTTCAAGATAGAGGATATGAATTGTAAGAGATTTTCAATTCAAAGTAAACTATCTTGAGTATCTTAGATACAAAGTTGTCTATCCaacatatattgaagaaattcaatatgagagaatcattgttatttgattctttccgatcatgagatgtgctattgtatcttgcaagagcatccggacggatattgctttgcaaagatttgctagctaacaacacatgagatcgagttatgatctccaggtgtactcatgctctccttatgtttggatatactgatcttggatatctatagaagatccccaggtacaagatcaatgacatacttTTAGTAAGTTGTACCTACTGTTTAATAAGTGTCTATCAACAGATATTAGTGGTCACTTACACTAATCATTCTGTAGCACACTTCGTGGGATTGtgcagaatgatatactacatactgaggatatgtggtagtcatgattttatatcactgaccttattatctatgaagataatacTACTTTGTGTTGGTTAGATGAAAAACAAGTTATGAACTAAGTCTCTACCttactccacatttttaatgtgtTTGAGAGTAGGTATGAGATGACTTAGTGATTTGCAAAGATTAGGGGGAGTTTTCTCTTGATCGGAAGAACTTGTT
This portion of the Zea mays cultivar B73 chromosome 2, Zm-B73-REFERENCE-NAM-5.0, whole genome shotgun sequence genome encodes:
- the LOC103647196 gene encoding DNA-directed RNA polymerase II subunit RPB2, translating into MGRQLRYAKEILQKEMLRVGELCETKKAYYFGYIIHRLLMCALSRRAEDDRDHYGNKRLDLAGPLLAGLFRMLFRKLTRDVRSYMQKDSGSHQVTPSPHVDFADRCLNSSGGATNNNLMS